Genomic segment of Pogona vitticeps strain Pit_001003342236 chromosome 15, PviZW2.1, whole genome shotgun sequence:
TTCCTTAATAGCCATCATTCCATATTTTCCCTCCAAACCAAGGGCCAATAGAAGATAACGGAATGTTCATTAGCTGTCCAATCAGAGTTGACCGGCttggatttttttatatatataaaggctAGGAGTTCTTTTACTGCTAACGTGAGGATGAACTCTCACTGATCAATCTGGTGTTTTAAGCCCTCGAATCTTGTCTACGTCTCCTTGAAGAATAtagctgggttttttcccctctcagtttTCTATTTAATTTTAGAAATAGGATATATTTTGAAGGATCAGGAGGAGAAAATTTCTAATGGAATAAAAATGACCTAGTATGCTGGTCAACTCTCTGTCCTTGGAGGTTCTAAAGCAGGTTCTGGATATGATCCAGGTCAGGATTTCCTCCACGGAGGAGTGGGGTGGGATGAGAGCcggggactacagatcccagaagccttcagcacgagatgtgctagctggggttcatgggatttgtagtccaagaacaccggggtgACCCAggagttggaaaccactggatcAGAGGAACAATGACGTTCCCTCCATCATGATGATTTTAACCTTGACTAGGAATAGGATCAGAATCCTTCTCCGAAGCCTCTCCACAGACCCAGTGTTTTGACTGAAATGAGAGGGGAGAGTCCTGTTTTCCACGGTGGAAAAAGTTCATAACTCACTCTAGGCCCTTAAGATGGCAGGttttgttggactccaactcccattatccctcaccTTTTATGCTGACACAGcctgatgggctttgtagtctgaCACCTGCAAGGCGGCAGTCGCCTGCCCTGTTTTAAACCAGGTTTGCTTCCCTTACCCCTGCTGTTTGTCCACTCCCAGGTATCTCCTCCCTTTTTCTGCTTTCCTCCTTGAAATTTCTTCAAAACCTGGATTTCATTCAGATTTTCTGGGGTGATCATGATTTTCCTGACCCTCAGCAACTACGATTTCCTAGAAGTGTTAGGTCGTGACCAGGGCCCCTGAAAACAATGACTCCATGCAAGAAAACCCTAATGATAGCCATTTAAAAACAAGATGCGCTAAACAAGTGGATATTAGGAATAAAACCAGAAAACCATTATTTTCCTGTAGAAAAGTGGTATACAGTAGGGCCATAATATCCAAGGGGACTCAGTGGTGTATTTCCTCCCCCTTTTACCATTCTAGCTTTCCATAATAAATCATCTTCCTTAGGCTGTACACCCAGTTTTCGTGGGTCGCTCCAAAATTCTATGTTTTAAATGAAGGGTGATTCAGGCCACTGGGTCTTCTCAAAGCTGGCTCTTGTTTACTCGCAGGTCATCCTGGAGCGCTATTCCAAGGAGAAAATGTTGCCGGCCTTAAACAAGATCAAGTTTCTAGTCCCACAGGAACTCACCGTGGGACAGTTTGTCACGATTATCCGGTGAGCCTCAAGGAtcaagaggggtggggtgggggttaatCTTGGTGTTTCAGTGACtttgaaaaggggggaaaaaacaccgtAAATGATACCGCTGTCATAAAGAAAGATTTGCTTAGCGAGCAGAGATTATTTTGGGATGATCCCTAGCCATGCTACCTGGGTCTCATTGGAAATATAATCCCACAGAGGGGTCAGGACCAGATTCGGGAATCCTGGCGTATATTTGTTATTATTTGAAGGTGTGCGATCAACTTTTCAAAGTAGCATCCTTTAAGCTCCGTTTTCCTGTTTCCTACAAGGCTCTTAACGGAAGCGGTGCTTGATCAGGAAATCAAAGCCACTGGGGGAATTTTTACGTGGCCGACCACAGCAAATTGTGATAGCTCTTGAGGTATATAGCAGGCAGCTACCCATGTCAAAAGGGGATGTGTGGACCGTTAATAAACAAAGTTAATAACACAATTAGTAGCACAGTGAGGAAACTCCCTCATAACTTGGAAGTACAGTAACAACTTTACCAGTAAGTATAGTTCACTGGTTTGGGAGTTCTTGCTTCCTGATGGACTGGGGTCAAGGGTcccttcaatttatttatttatttatttatttatttatttatttatttatttatttatttatttatttatttatttatttatttaacttatatgccacccagtctacccaaaggtctctgggcggcttacaacaatgaaaacacaataaaaagataaaacaattaaaatacaattaaaatatatactctaaaaattgtgcTTAAGATTATGCTGATTAGTATTCCTTTTCAAAGTAACTCATACCTTTCCCATAaaggttttaaaagaaagaatgttACTCCTCACATTGACGCATTTATTCAAAAACCTAAACAGCTACGCTTGTAAATCAGGattactttgctttaaaaaatgtgcttttttaaaaagcacacattaTAAGACAATAATCCCCACCAGTAACATTTTAAGAGTACAGTAGTGAGGAAATGTAATTAttatcgtcatcttagaactgcagaggtggaagggaccctacggatcctCGAATCCAGCCCATTAGGGAagtgcagtgaggaatcgaactcacaacctctatTAAACTAtcctgttacatttttaaaatttgttctatTGTTATATTCCTTCTAAAAAGGAACAATATTGAAATGTCATTAACCTCAGTATGGTTTATAAATAAGAATAAACTTAGAAAGTCACAgttggaagggacactatggatcaccAACtccagggaggcccagtgggggatttcgaactcccaacctctggctctgagctATACTTACAGGAAATGTTATTACTTCCAAGTTATGAGGGAGTTTCCTCACCACCATCTTGACTGGGTTAGCATTCCCAAAACCGAACCTCTCATGACAGGTGTCAGGGTTATAAACtgcaggcaaaagcaaaaaaatatttaaaaaaaaataaagatgacaatCGTGGCACCTTGAGGACTGGTATATTTTAAAGTGAGGTTTCTCACCTTAagatgcctgaagaagtggacttgtccatgaaagctcacattaaaatatagctgttaatctgctggctagctcagtgttTTTTGTCgtcttaaattttttaaatgtttagttTGTTTTTTCCGGGCACGCAAGCGCGGACGGACGTGTCGCCCTCTTCTAAGACGACAAATTAGTCATTTTATTGAACATCGGGCCGTCCAATCCACTCTCTCTCCGATCACAAGTCGGGCCCGGCTTAAGCAAGGGTTACACCGACGGGTTTTGTGATCATCACGCGAAGGGGGGGTAAACGTGCTCTCGCACAAACCATGTTCTCGTTTCTTCCCCAGCAACCGAATGTCCATCGGCTCCACTCAGGCCTTCCACGTTTTGGTGAACGGCAACCGCAGCCTGGTTAACATGTCCTCCACCATGGCCGAAGTCTACGCAACGCATCACGACGAAGACGGCTTCTTATACATGACTTACGCCTCCCAAGAGATGTTTGGCTGATGGCGCGCGGCCGTCGCAGGATCCCAGGTTCAATTTTGTGGCTCGATCACTGTGGTCGCGTCCATCTCTTTTTCTATTGCACCGTGGTCTTCTCAGAATAtctgtatttctatttatttctacCTCACGTACTCAGAACATCAGCACATCTGGATTGCATGTAAACCTACAGATTTCCCGGAAGGCTCATTTTAGGAGCAGCCAAAAGCTTTtcaagtgtgttttttaaaggggtCACTCGGATGGAATTTCTGTTGCTTGATAAACAGCATCCTCCTACCTCCTTGGGGAATTTCCCGTAACCTCAAAAGCATCACCCAACCCACACGCCACTTCATCAGCCTATCTGGTCCCAAGTAGTCCTTCGGCTTCTGCGCTGGGTCCAGATTCTACCTCCCACTCGGTCGATTTAAGTTTGGCCAAGACAACTTTCTCTAGGTCTGCAGTCCTTTAGGCTTTGTGGTTACAATCGTGCCAAAAACAGGGGATTATGGGCTCTTGAATCACCAGACCAAGGGGACACGGTCTGCCTGGGGGAGAGGGACAAAGTCACAGACCATAATACAGATTTTACATGTGCAAggaagagagattttttttaaacggCTGTCTGTAAAAAGAGCTTGGACGTTTGAGAAGGGAACGGCTGTATCAGAAAACAAGAGGAAGCTAAATGTGATTTACTGTATCAGACACTAATGTGTTATATTGTTCAATGCTTGCTTCGTATTTTGCCTAGTGATTGGTTCATGCTGCTATTTGGAGCAGAAAATACAGTGTTAAACATAATCTTTTTTTCCTGACTCTACTTTCACGCAGGGAGATTTTACTTCCGTGGGTTTGCAGGGGCATCAGTGAGACCACAGTGTGTGGCTTTAGCTCTGCTCCAAAAAAATTAAACTCTGACCTTAACATCACCTTTACAGAACCTCAGCTGTCGGGTCGCCAGCTGAGGTCTTGCAAGACCTTAGGTCCACTATAAAGCGAAACGTTTTTTCTAAATATATGGATTAGATCTCACAGGCATGCTCATGGAAACCAAAGCCATTGGCCAGCCTTTAAGAGGACTTATATTTCTTGGTTATAAGGACGTATCATAGATGGGACGAAGCAAGAGATAATGTACACGGCTATGgtggaagaagaaacagagcAAAGGGAAGGGTTCATAATGAGGTACAGAATAAAATTGTTACCCATGGACCACTTGGGAGCTATATTGGGAACACAGAAAATGTGATAAGACACTTAAATGTGTAGTCCAGGAGGATCTGTATCACTCTTTCTCAATCTGGAAAGTTTTGCCATAACTAGACAGCCAGAACTTCCAAAAAGTGGAGTTAAAGCCACACAAGGTCACAAAGCCCCTATGTATTTTCCCGCAAGCCCATGGTCTTGTGGATAAAACTTCTTTTTCTGggattttctgaaaaaaataataatgatctatttgttttattaacaaACCTATACAAGATTAAAAGCATCTGTGTTTGTAAGACCATACATATGTGTGCATGGTGTTGATTCAGCGTTGCGAATATGCAGTAGCAAGGAACAGAGTGGAATTTAGTAGGGGTGTGCGCGTGTACGTTTCTCTCTTTAAAGAACAGCTATTTGTGGTTTTATGGGCAAAGTATCTTGCGTGGAAAGTTTGTACAGCTGAATAAACACTTAGGAATCAATGCCATTAAAAATGGTCCAGGGTATGTTTGCATGCTTTTTTCATCTTGTTTatgcagtatataagtccaataaataaataaataaataaaataaataaactttggtGTTAAGAGAGCGGCTGAAGAAGGGAGAAAACTGCAAAATATGGGCTTACAAAAAGGTACGGTGTGATCTTGTCACTTTGCGTTTTCTTGCATACTATTGTTTGTTATTTTGAAATTAGGTTACTCAGGATTGAGCCTGGCTTTTGGTCCCAAAAAGACCAAATTACTGGGCTGAATTTAAGGGTGCGATCAGACGGGCATTTGTCCCACGCTTTTTGCAGCAACTACACAACCTACATGACCTCACGAACGAGCCCAGCCCCGATTGGTACCTATCTGTAGCTTTCTGGATCCTTGGTCAGAGACTATTGTTTTTCCTGGTGTGGTTTTGGTTTGATTCCAACACGTGTGACTggtgggatcaaaccaaagtggcaAAGCATCGCTGatgcttaacaatcttgagaaatgaaaagctTCCGCACCACTCTGctttggaggggaagggagctttccatttctttttaacagATGCTAACTGACCCGGCGCATCAGCGATGCTTTGGCAGAGCTTAAAAGAACACCTTTCAAAACATCACAGATATGTGAGCAGCAAAGAGAGGCAAAACCTCCTCTCCCCTTGAAAAGGGAGTGAcatggaagctttccatttctcaagatcgcGAAGAGGCTTCAACAAAAGGGACAGCTAGGGTAGCGGCTTAACCATCTTGAGGAATCTCTCCCTTTTAAAGAGCAAGAAGCTCTTGATTGTCCTAAACAGGGTCGTTTGACGTACCATGTGGTTGATCCCTGTATATGGATGAAAGGATTACCCCAAATTACATACCATACCTAGAGGCcaccctgtttagcacaatcaaCACGGATCCAGGCTGAGATAATTCAGCTGTCTAGTTGCACCCTAAAACTCCACTTCAGATGTAGTAGGTACTTGGTCATCTCCAGAATTCAGGCGGTATCTGTCCAGATGAGACCTCTACTCGTCTACTC
This window contains:
- the LOC110081050 gene encoding microtubule-associated protein 1 light chain 3 gamma, translated to MDSFLPFKHRKPFASRKNEVAAIRIKFPGKVPVILERYSKEKMLPALNKIKFLVPQELTVGQFVTIIRNRMSIGSTQAFHVLVNGNRSLVNMSSTMAEVYATHHDEDGFLYMTYASQEMFG